Genomic DNA from Scatophagus argus isolate fScaArg1 chromosome 15, fScaArg1.pri, whole genome shotgun sequence:
TTAGCGGGTAAACTGCAATAGAGACTCAGAGCTCATCACTTTACAGTCCACAGTCAGACTTTGACTTCAGGCTCATTAAAGATGAAGTTGCCATAAGGACACAGAATTAGCTGACACTTTTGGTCAGTTACAGATCAGCAACTGTTTTGCTAGCTGAAAATACAAAACGTTTTACTGTCACCAAGCACATCAAAACGACTGGATGAAGCAGCTGACGCTCCACAGTTGAAACATTTTGTCCAAACCGGTCTGATGTGACCTCGCACTGGTAAAACATCTGTTTGTGGCTTCTGTCCAGAAAGATGGAGGCTGTCTGTCATACGGACGTGTTGTGTGTTCCTGGTCAGGACTCTCAGTATCGTGTTGAGGGCTGTGTACTGTACTTACCCCGTTCCACTCCACGCTCATACTCACTTCCTCGCCACCGTCCGGCCCGCTCTCGTACTTCACCGTGTCAGAGGTCAAACTCTCGCGGCTTCGCTGCTTCTCACGGGCCTCTGGCTCGCTCAGAACCTCTGCCACGCGCTGCTTATGCACATTGTCCAGaccctgacacacacgcacgcacacacacacacacacacacacacacagcagcaataaATACCAATTCATCTAATCCAATTAAAGTAAAAGCTGAGCACTTTGGCCACCTGCAGcttgtctctctcacacacacacacacacacacacacacacacacacacacggatgctGTTCAGCTGACAGGCACAAGCACCAATTCAAACCAATCCAATTAATATAGAAGCTGTAGGCTTCTGCCACCTGCTGTGCTGAATCAGGCCCTCACTGACACTCATTTACATCAGGACTGATAAGAACCAAACAAAGtcactgacaaaagaaaaatgcaggaaaacTCAGCGGGTTTTTGTTAaggaaacagcaaacacaagccTGTCgtttcctgcagcagctgatgttGATTCTTCACTACAACCAATTACAGTTACATTCAGCTTTGAGTTCCCACGTTTTAATAGTATGTAAAAATACTGCcatgaatgttttgtttaacaCGAGTTTTCCACATaaaaagttgttaaaaaaaacctgAGAAGAGGCTGGAAGCACAACTTGTCTTCATAGAGAAAACACTAGAGGAAGTTTAAAGTTACTTCAACACGTTTTCTACAGTGAAGGTGAAAAATCCAAGCAAGTTTCTAAGTGAAAGTAACTTCAGAAACAGGCTGGCAAATAATTAAAGCTGGACGATCGACGCTGCTACACCACAGCGCAGACAGCAAAGACTTCATGCTTCCTGTCTGAAGAATAAAACAACCAAGACGTGAAGAACACAAGAAACAGGAGAACAAACTGCAGAACGCTGATGCTGTCTGACTGAAAACGCTCTGAATGTGTGAATAGGCGGCCTAAAAAAGTGCACGCGTATTTGTAAAAGCTCCTTAAGTTTATACAGCAGCACTACATCTCTCAGTTTCCTGCTGCTTAAATTAACATGCCCTCTAACACCTAGAAACTGTCTTCAGTTTCACATTCTCAGCAGTAAAATACAGGCCCAAAACACTGATTTAACGCACAAGTTATCTGTTTACAGTGTGATTAATTGTCCAAACTCTCCGCAGCTGTAACACTGAGCCACAGGAATCACGTTTAAATACCATCACGTCTGATTCCCTAAATGAGAGATTCGATTCCTGAGGATAAAAGCTGCAGGGCTTCACCGCCGCAGCACACTTCTCATCTCCACAGGAGACCCCATAACGTCTCAGATGTTTAAAAGCTGCAACCGCCAGCTGCTCAGCATCCCGAGCGTCTCATTTCGTCCCTAATTTTACGCTGGACggaacattttcttcattttcttttcattttctttctttttaatctgcAGTAGCTGCTGAGCTGACGCAGTGTGGGTAAGTCAGTCGGTCTGTCAATCCAGGCGCACCATCCAGAGACCACACCTGCTTTCTGGACCGCATGGCAGCTTCCTCCAGGGTATCGGCAGCCTCGAACTTGCCCTGCCGCCTGTAGAGGGCGCCCAGGTTCTTCAGGGTGGTGGTCACTGTGGGGCTGcgaacacaacaacaaatgtaatgtttgcTATACAAATGATTAACATGTACAGTTGAATAAGATGCTTTagcaaaacaacagacacaaaaaaacatgcactcGTGAGAACCAGCAGACGTGTACAAGCAGTGATGAGCAGTACTTTGTTTCACGACTCGTCTCTGCATTGTTGTAAGGAGACGTTTgatgtttttaaccttttttgtCCTGCATCCTCGTATGAAACTGACCTGTCGACTTTACAGGCTTTGTACCAGCCTCCATATTCTCCGAAGGGTGAGCCGTCCTTCTGCTTCCCCTTTAAAGACAAAACTCATGTTCATTAGTCAGAACTGCTTCTGGGAAGCCACAGGGACTTACATTAATGTTTCATGTCTGGACCCATGaactttaaaatgtgaagtGATTTCTGCATTAAATTAATCCCATTTTTAATACCATCAAAGATAACACGAAGGGATTTTAAATGGTGGGATTACGGTCGAGTTAGGGTTCGTTCCTTGAACTACTAAACCTTTTAAACCATGACGAAAATAAACCTCTTGTTGGGAAATTCGGGTCAGCATTAGATGGTCATTATTGCGTCTTAATCTGCTAATCCAACTCTTTGTAAAGTCAGTCCTTCCTTTTCCATCTTAAATAAGATTATAAAGCTGTCAGAGTAGTTTCACGCTGCAGTCAGCGTAATTTAAAGGCAGCTAACTGGCGAATGTGTCACACTTTGGGGACAAACATGAAAGCATTTGAAAAATACCAACAGATTTGGCTCACTTTGCtttgctcctctctctcctcggCGTGCATCCATATCGGTTTGTTCTCATCTGcagacaaacacgcacacacacggcagGTAAGCAGTGAATCAGCACAGACAAACGCTCACGCAGGTAAACAGCAGGAGACAAGTGTGAAGAAGAGCTTTGGTTTCTGATTTTCAGCTGAAAGGTCATTTTTGTTTACAGCCACCAAAATGATAACATTAACCTTTACATTAGAGGCAGGggacagcgtgtgtgtgtgtgtgtgtctgacttttCATATTATCAAGTCTGGATACGAGGTTAAAGGCTGACGTCTCCAAAATGTTATCATCCAGTCACATGTCGTACCGTCCACTGAGCCGAACTCCCTCTCGTGGGCGCGGGTGAGGATTTCTTTGTACAGAGTCTCAGCCTGCTTGAACTTGCCCTGTTTCAGGTAACAGGATGCCTGAAGAACGCAGAGAGCCAAACGTTAAGAGTCTGCAGAGGAGGGTACATATCACACACAACTGCAGCACACAAAATGTTGATCCAACATGTCAAGCTTGTTGTAAAATCATTATTTCTAAAGCCACTCACCAGGTTGTTCTTGGTCTTGGCCACGTTGGGGTCGTCGGGGCCCAGTTTGGTCTGGTAGATCTCCAGCGCTCTCATGTAGTAGTATTCCACCTCCTCGTACTTGCCCTGGTTCTGACACAGCAGGGCCAGGTTGTTCAGCTGCTTGGCCACATCTGGGTGGTCTTTGCCCAGCACCTGGAATGCAAGCAAGTGCGACAGTCATTACTTCAAACAACCAGCGTCTCAGTTGTGCCATTTGGTTGACAGCCCTTGTCCACGCTGAGAAACTGAAACCAGGTGCCAGGGAAGCTCAGGGAAGCCATTTAGCTTATTCTCACTCAGTAACTGGTCGGCAATTCTTCTACTTACTTCTCTGACTTTCCCTCAGTGTCAACCTTGAAGTTCAAATAAGTAACACAGTTTTATTCCTCATGTCCAGCTTTGTAATTTTGGatttcctggaaaacaaaactgtgggctactgaaaatgaacacaaactaACACACGACTGAACCAAGAAACGTGTCAGGTTGTGTTGACCCTCGCagtttgtttgtaatgtttagGCTCTCACATTATATTCAACAGCAGTGTACACCTGCGCAACACATGCCATCATACATCCAAAAATTTGTGCTGCCATACTGGGAATCAAAGCTGCAGCTGGTGTTCACACCGACCTCCACTAAAGGTCTGACCTGCTTGGTGGACTATTGACCTGCTTGGTTAAACAAAACCTGAGTGCAGTGgacaaacacatcagtgcagcaacaaacaacaacaacaaacaacctCCTCTCCCGtctgcagagagcagaaagatgaaaaacgaccattaaaatctttaaaagaGCGGTGGGAGCTTTTCCCGTGTGCTGAGGAGGCTTGAAAACGACAGAAGGAAACTGCAGAGAGGGTTTTAACTGAATCTGACTGACCAGCGCAGAGAGGGAGATCAGAGGGAATGaaaaatgcagaataaaaagaaaaaagaaaaggagaagaaagtgCCAGGAGGCAAAAAGATGATTCCAAAAGGATGACGGAGGAGAGaacattaaagagaaaatgagatgaagtCAGGGAATGCTGGTactctctgctggctgctgctcaATGAGACGCCTTTaaaaagagtgaagaaaagGGGGATGTGAACAATCCGGACGGATAAAGAAAAGCACTGGGAGGAAAGTTAGAGCATCAGATATGAAAGGTAAACCAAGTAGCTTCGTATTTGTCCATAAAGGAATTTTGCCTCAGATTTTTTGGCAGCAGACGTCTGTAGGAGGTCTGAGATCAAACCCCTCCTGATCATTACAGGATCACCTCCGTCCCTGTTGGAGGCTGACAgcctcctgctgtctgtgatCCACAGGATGCTGCAGAGCTTTATGAGCGGAGCCACCTACAGTATTCACTCAGTCCTGGCCTCCCacgcctccccctcctcctccctctcctcaccACACATCTGACAGCTCTTCTCGAAACACTGTTAGCTGGAAAAGGAGTGCCGCAAGTCACACGCAGCGACGAGGAATTGATCGTGTTTACTGAGGGATGCCGGGCCTACAAATGCCAAAAagtgctgcagtctgtggtgGTTTCTGGGAGGCTCTTAGAAACACCACCTTCATCAAAATTAAGCAGAACAGCCTGTACTTTAGGGCACTGACTGAATCCATGTTTTACCCAAATATTTACTGAATACAGGAATCTCTGAGCAGACAGTTTGTTTCTATCCCGCTGAGACAGACGTTCATCTTTCAATAAAAACgtcagcagagacacaaagaggcagcaacagcaggcaaagcttcagtttcctgttcaAGGACTTTTgagcagaaaattaaatttcttACTGCAGTTACAGGATGTTCGGGTTCTTCTCTCCATTAAGCACTAACTTAATTAAATACTTATTTAGTGCTTTTAAGTTTGAGAGAAACTTTGATGCctgtttaaaaagacaaaagcagaagtGAGAGTCTTTGTTGTGTTGGAGACGTCGCACATTGtgggtttgtttcatttaaacgACAAGGCCAGAATTATTTATATGCTTTTGATAAGCTTATTAACAAACCTGATagaaacaccaaaaacaacaagGCAATACTTCCAACTGTCCCAGCCTGTTTGTGGTAAAACACTGTGTGCTAATGAAGACGTAAATCTTTactaactactactactacttactCTAACTGGTCAACAATTAAATTCTTGAAAAGAAATAATTCCTCAAACAGTTGGACATTTACCAACTGCTGTATGTGAGACGGAGTCAAAACAAACCAGAGTTACCCTTTAATAGAGTGTTTGGTGGCTTTGTAGTCTGAAAAAGCATCAGATTTGGACTTTCCCAtcaaaaaagatgaaaattcTGCACGTTTTATTCAgaatcaaatatttttatttcctctcaaGGAAACTCAACAGCCAAAAGCTTCTACAGCAGTTTTACAGCTTCATCTCCCAGTGTCCCTGATGCTCACCACACTCACAAACTGAGCTTTCCTGAACTTCTATAACAAGACAAACTGCAGGGgaagcagctcagcagcagccgCCATGCACAGCCCTGCCTGTGCAGGAAAAATCCTTCATCTTAAATGAGCGCATTATCATCCAAGTCTAAGtagcaccaaaaaaaaaagagaaagcgcTCAGCTTAACCAAAGCTGACGTCTCATTCTGAGAGGAGTGGAAAGCAGAGCGAAGGAGGTTCTGTTCAAAGGCAAGAGACAGACACGCAAAAAAAAGTGTCTTCAGTTCTCTCAGGGTTGCTGAGCGGCATCTTTGCATGCACCAATCCAGAGGCCAGACAAAACAATGACGTCCGCCCTGCCTATGCATGCTGTCGGATGCATCTTTGAACAGCACAAAGTGAAGGGAGAGCAGGAATGAGGTGATATTTCAATGCTAACAACATGAGTTAATTAACTAGTATTACTTTTGACAAGGTAACCAGTAACCTGCAACATTTGAAAAGTAAGCTTCCTATCTGTTCAGTCATGGTGTGCGATGACCTTTGACCCACCTTCTCTCTGATCTCCAGCGCTCTCTTGCACAGAGGCTCTGCTTCCTTGTACTTCCCCCTCTTCCCATACAGGACAGCCAGGTTGTTGAGGGTGGCTGCAACCTGTCAGGGACACAGAAACCTTCATCacttcaaaatgtttctcaaagCTGCTGATGAGGCTCGATCATCTTCACCCACGTGCACAGTATGTGTTAATGCAACCGCAAGATTCcaccacagcagctcagtgccATTGATCTGGTGAGAGAGTAATtaatgaggaggaaaaagatgTGGAtggtgaaacaggaagtgattaTGGTGGGCTGTAATTTAATCTGAATCACGTACGATGACTCCCCCGCACGTGCACTCAGGAGGAGGACGAGGCGTCTGGAGGTCACCTCTGATCTCTGATTCAGACGGGCTCTGGTGGCCATGTGGACAGAgtgggaggacaggagggagaggaagggcAGAGGGGTGAGGTGAGTGGAGGAAGGGGAGCTataacaggaagaaaaggaaaagccACTGCACTCACAAAACtaatttatcttcatttttgGTTCGGTTCAATTTATATGAATCCTTACTTTTCCTTCGCAGTCTATAAGAAATCTCTCTAAAAGATGAAGATATCAGAGAACAAGGCTGTTTCCATGTGTCCAAGACATGTGGCTTCAAAGTCAATGACCCATCTTCAGCCTAAAATGTCCAGGTGTGCCCGTGCAGAAAGTTGTATTGAAGTATATGTGCTCCATTAAGATTTAgtgatttaatgaaaaaataagcaTTAAAGACTTGAATGCAGCTGAACTCATTCAGGTCATCACGACGGGTCCAGTACTGACCAAAACTAGAAGATCAAAGTCAGAATCTCTTCCAGGCTTCATCCCGAGGCGGACTCCACTTCGCAGATACTTCAAAGCTGCTCGATGTGTAGGCCCAGACCACAATCAGAGGAGTCTGGAGAGACTTCCACCACCGTGACCATCAGCTGGGGGGCTCTAAACTACTTCCATATGTAGCTGTTGCCCCACACCCAGGAAAGACTGCAGCCTGTTCAAGACTTTGGTTCAGTAAGAGGAGTTAAGAGGTCAAATAACTCCACCTTTCAGCTTCTTCATGCCAGTTTTCATGGCCAGGAACCACCACGCCAAGCCCTGCCTTCACCTGCCACCCAAATGGCAAAGCTCCAGGCCTCCCAGTCAGCTATTATGTGAAGGCGATGTGTTGGTACAGGCACAGCTGGTGATGCAGAACAAAGTCCAGCAAGTTTAAACCTGAATTCAAGATAATGTTTCTCAGTGAACAGCTGGTTCTCAAATTTAGAACAGATTCCCTATACTGGCGGTTCAATACAGGGTGAAGACAAGGCTGGAGAGACTGGGAGATTAGGGGAAAAAGGAGAATAAGACGAGAGGCAAAGGAAAAATCAGGAGACGGTGGATCAGTGTCAGATATCTGGCTACACTCTTGTCAAAACTATGATTTTCTGGTGACAACAATCACTGTTTCCGTGTGGAAAAGAAGGATCAGGGCGTGGTGGCaggatgagagggaggaggtgggaggggaggGATCTAACCTCAGAGTGATGGAGAGTGATGGAGGTCCACACAGTGGAGACAACAGGCCTGCTGGGGTTAACACAGTTAGTGTTTAcagtcacactgacaaaacagatTAATGGGTCTGAGAGGAGGCCTGAGTCAATTACTTATTAAATCTACTGTTATCTGAACCACAGTCATAACCGTGGACAAATACATTAGGGGATGTATGTTTAGAAATCTAAGTTATTAACGTGTAAGGCAGGAGGTTTGAACAGGTTTTAGGGTGTCATGAACTACTCTCTCCCAACTTCATATCAGCTGCACagaagttgttgttttgtttggaaatgGTGGATCATGGAAGTTACTACACTGGAGTTTTTAATAAGTTAAGGCTAAAGACACAGCAGGCAATTTCAGCACGCTAATTTTTCAGCAATAGTAACAGCAGTCTGGCTCTTTAACAATGACAAATAACTTCAAACACTACCTTTGGCTGCACGCTTTTTATGGCTGTCTCTGTTTGTAATATGTGTTACCTGAGGGGAGGCTTgaaatgaactttattgatcagtgagggggagggggaaaaGGCAATAACCATGTGAGCAAATAGGAAATAAAAGGAAGATGGAAGGCTCAGTATAACAAAGTAACAAacctattttctttttcattaagtGTAATAACTCAGAGTAAAGTGTTTTACGCTGCAGACAGGCATCAATCATCAGTGTCACATAACAGCAACAGGACAtaattttgggaaatacatttattgCTCAGAGTGAGATAAGAAGAGCAACACTACTCTCAtcagcttagcataaaaacaggaaactgatggAAAAAGCTAGCATGACTCCCAAAGAAACTGAACAAGACTGAAAATGATAGTACTGTACTTTAATGTTGTTAAGGTGCTAAAATATggcttgtgtttcttctttcatttacatttattttgggCATTTTGTGAGTCTTTATACATGTTTTTCTGCACCTAACGACAAGGACGTTTTCAGTGAATAACTTTGATGTAAGGCAGAGAAAGATGGACTCACAGCTGGGTGGTCCCTGCCTAAAGTCTTCTCCCTGATGGCCAGAGCATCGTTCAGCAGGTTGGCTGCCTCCTTGTATTTGTTCTGATCCCTGACGGACAGAAGCAAACAgagtcagacagaaacacacaaacacagatggacagcatcacagacaagcacacaaagacaccaaACATAAACTCTGCTTATATTATTTTCAGGTGACGCGGTCCAAATAACTCTGCAGCAGTTCCCACAGTCAGCGCAACAGCCTGCTGACAACAGGTCGGCCCAGTCTCTCATTCCTTCAGCGTAACCAAACCAAAAACCTGCACTGACTATTCAAAGGTTAAGATTTGTGAGAGTAAAAAACATGCGATCAAGCCCTGTAAAATACTGGTCCAGTTCTTGTGTGtccttcttttgttctttcctcCTTGAGCCAGGAAATTAACGCTTGCCCAGTTccattactgtactgtaaatcttTGCTCGTGTCTGTTATGTTTGCTATGCTCCACTTCTGACGTCGAAAGGCATCCAACTGTCATTTGGAGGTCCTATAGGGAGGCCTGTTGCACAGCGCTTTCAGGGAACACGCCTCCGTGTTGTGAGGGGGGACAAAAAGACGGCACAACTGTCATCACAGCTTTCTCTCTTGAGGGTTTTTGTGGGATCTGAAGACACCATCAAGATTAAACACATTCCTTTCATTGATAACTACCAAACACTTTCCCTGAATTCACTAAGAAGCTTCATTCTGAAATCCTGGGAGGGCTTGTAAAACAGTCCGAGAGGCCAGGACTTAAAAGATTTACAAGCTCATCaagacttttgttttcatggtgCTGCCAGAAACGTTTCCTGCAAACAGAACAGCAGTCCCAGCACTCACTGCAGTTGTACAAGTTTAATACTGACATGAGAGAAAAATTCTTACTTAAAATTCTATTAAATATGCCACCGATCATAAAAAATGCATCAAAGCAGGTGGTCGATATTTCCCGCATTCCACATTAGATCCTTTGGCCAAATGGAAGCGCATTTAATAAAGGCAGTCCTCCCTGATCTCATATATGACTGACCTGTAAACGAGGGCCAGGATATTGAGCATGGTGGCCACATCTGGGTGGTCGTGTCCAGAGGTCTTCTCCAGGTCTTCCAGGGCCTGTTTGCAGAGGGGCACAGCCACCTCGTACCTGCCCTGAGAGGCATACTGGATCACCAGGTTGTGGAGGGTCCTCAGACGGGCTGGGATCTCGTAGCCGCCCTGCtgggcagcagctgctgcagcactgccGTGACTCGGCTGGACTGCaggcacaaagagaaaacaagagaagatTTGACGTCAGGACAAACAACTCTGTCTAAAAAAAATCACGGctgaagtgcccttgagcaaaacacctaacccccccccccgccccagctgctccccgggcgcctggcgtggcagcccactgctcctgtgtgtttcactgcatgttgtatgtgtgtgtgtgttcaaccagtgatgggttaaatgcagagaagaatttcagtgtgtgtgaaaatatactGGCAATAAAGTCTGAAGTTTTTGAAGTTGAAGTTTCATTAGTTATCCAAGCTCCTACAAACGGGTCCAAGCTGAACccacaacaaacaaatactgGCACTTAAACATTTGCCCTACAAACAAGATTATTCACTCAAAAACAGAGTCCTCATTCGGCTGTGATGCACAGCAAAATGTGCTGTTTAACAGGGTTAGGAGGACATGGCTGGAATGTTCTCTCACGACATgcagtctgcatgtgtgtgtgtgtgtgtgtgtgtgtgtaggaatgTATGAACGTGGGTGTGAGCAAGAGGTCAGGAAACCACCTGATTGGGTTTCTTATTAAAGCCAGGCAGCTCTATATTTACTCTGAAGGCGAGCCGGTGGGGTTTGGAGAGGGAAACGCCCACTGCCTGAGTAACACTGACCACAGTGAAGTGATACCAGGTGTTCAGAACCACTGGCTAGTCCAGAATCAGGCCTCATTCAGACACAATCAGGCGGGTGTGGAGATCAGTGCTGGCTTGTGTGGTAGTGTGGGAGGACAGGTCTGGGACTTGATCCGTAAACTCCAGGTTCCGGGTCTCGGCTTAGGAGCAACAACTCTATCAGGGAAGTTCTCTACATCCACAAGTCAAGCTGTTCACAGTTTGAACAACAATACTGTTGACCAGACAGTCTCATAGCCAAGTTTTCTGAGTGGTCACTGCAGCGTCATGTTGGGTTGCGTTTCTCCTAAGTTGAGTCTGCACCGAAGCAGCTTAACTTATTGACCTGACCTGCTTTGGGACCTGCTATTTTTGTGGAATcttaacagcaacaacataatACTCAGCAtctttattattactattatttccAGGTTTAATTTTCACCCATGAGTGCCATAAAGGGCAGTTCCTCACAATTCGATGCTCAGCTGTCTGAAAGTTTGAACAGATTTCTTAGGtcaaaaatgaccacaaaatgaaattcagtATTGGTTTAACTGACAAAATGTGAGTGTTCTTatacatgttttttaaattatttttgtggttttctttctttctttctttcttcgATACTGGCAGTGGTAGTGGTggcagtggagagagagatgctaTAAGGGTCTCCAACCCGACCGGGGACCCTGTGGTTCATCAGGTTCAACATCTTAACCAACGAGACAGGGAGACCCCAAACTCGACCACTTTAACATGAGGGTCAGTCAACCCAGGGAACATCAAGCTGCACGTGTCAAAATCTGTATGAGGTCCAGCATTAAATGCCAGGAATATCCCTTCAATGAATACTGCAGGTTTAACTGAAACAGCACCCGATTCGTTCAGTTTAACAGCAACGGGACACTAAAGCTTTACAAGCTCATTCTATAACTCACAGTGAATGACAGAGTTAACTAAATGACTGAAATCTAAATATTTGTGCAGTGTATATAAGCCTGAGGCCGATTTAAATGAAGACAGCATCATCCTCCTTCCATCATTATCTTCTTCCTGCTGACAGCAATTTAGCAAAACCCAAAAGCTTTTCAAGCAGTCTGAATAATGCTTGAAGAGGAAATACATGTAATcaactccaacacacacacacacacacacacacacacacacacacacacagggtctcAGGCAGCTCTGTTTCACACTGAGAGAGGATTAATGCCAGTCTGAGAAGCATCCAGTGATGTGTTTCTTCTCACATGAGCACCAGCAGATCCTCAACACATCATCTGCTCATTTGTAGTATTTACATGAAAGAGAGGAGACATTTAatctttccatctttcctttCACACAGTGGTTTGGAAACCTGAAACCAATAAACTTGCTTCTCGACCCTCCAGGCTACCACCCGTCTGTTTGGATCTTATTGCGAGTCCTTAAAGGTCTGTTGATCCCATCCACAAACGTAGCGACTGTATTGAC
This window encodes:
- the klc1a gene encoding kinesin light chain 1 isoform X2, producing MREDMSTMVCVKEEEDPGEKLSQDEIISRTKQVIQGLEALKQEHHSILEGLLGTLRCLKQDEEGVLVEEKSHMIRKSLEMLELGLSEAQVMMALSSHLSSVESEKQKLRAQVRRLCQENQWLRDELAGTQQKLQKSEQSVAQLEEEKKHLEFMNQLKKYDEDLSPSEEKDSDSSKETLDDLFPDDQDDQAPGIQPSHGSAAAAAAQQGGYEIPARLRTLHNLVIQYASQGRYEVAVPLCKQALEDLEKTSGHDHPDVATMLNILALVYRDQNKYKEAANLLNDALAIREKTLGRDHPAVAATLNNLAVLYGKRGKYKEAEPLCKRALEIREKVLGKDHPDVAKQLNNLALLCQNQGKYEEVEYYYMRALEIYQTKLGPDDPNVAKTKNNLASCYLKQGKFKQAETLYKEILTRAHEREFGSVDDENKPIWMHAEEREEQSKGKQKDGSPFGEYGGWYKACKVDSPTVTTTLKNLGALYRRQGKFEAADTLEEAAMRSRKQGLDNVHKQRVAEVLSEPEAREKQRSRESLTSDTVKYESGPDGGEEDGSGSLKRSGSFSKLRASIRRSSEKLVRKLKGGGGSTRDSEPKNPGMKRASSLGVLNMADKAASDHYQERNNRLRNSRDLSASHTDLAH
- the klc1a gene encoding kinesin light chain 1 isoform X6; this translates as MREDMSTMVCVKEEEDPGEKLSQDEIISRTKQVIQGLEALKQEHHSILEGLLGTLRCLKQDEEGVLVEEKSHMIRKSLEMLELGLSEAQVMMALSSHLSSVESEKQKLRAQVRRLCQENQWLRDELAGTQQKLQKSEQSVAQLEEEKKHLEFMNQLKKYDEDLSPSEEKDSDSSKETLDDLFPDDQDDQAPGIQPSHGSAAAAAAQQGGYEIPARLRTLHNLVIQYASQGRYEVAVPLCKQALEDLEKTSGHDHPDVATMLNILALVYRDQNKYKEAANLLNDALAIREKTLGRDHPAVAATLNNLAVLYGKRGKYKEAEPLCKRALEIREKVLGKDHPDVAKQLNNLALLCQNQGKYEEVEYYYMRALEIYQTKLGPDDPNVAKTKNNLASCYLKQGKFKQAETLYKEILTRAHEREFGSVDDENKPIWMHAEEREEQSKGKQKDGSPFGEYGGWYKACKVDSPTVTTTLKNLGALYRRQGKFEAADTLEEAAMRSRKQGLDNVHKQRVAEVLSEPEAREKQRSRESLTSDTVKYESGPDGGEEVSMSVEWNGA
- the klc1a gene encoding kinesin light chain 1 isoform X3 gives rise to the protein MREDMSTMVCVKEEEDPGEKLSQDEIISRTKQVIQGLEALKQEHHSILEGLLGTLRCLKQDEEGVLVEEKSHMIRKSLEMLELGLSEAQVMMALSSHLSSVESEKQKLRAQVRRLCQENQWLRDELAGTQQKLQKSEQSVAQLEEEKKHLEFMNQLKKYDEDLSPSEEKDSDSSKETLDDLFPDDQDDQAPGIQPSHGSAAAAAAQQGGYEIPARLRTLHNLVIQYASQGRYEVAVPLCKQALEDLEKTSGHDHPDVATMLNILALVYRDQNKYKEAANLLNDALAIREKTLGRDHPAVAATLNNLAVLYGKRGKYKEAEPLCKRALEIREKVLGKDHPDVAKQLNNLALLCQNQGKYEEVEYYYMRALEIYQTKLGPDDPNVAKTKNNLASCYLKQGKFKQAETLYKEILTRAHEREFGSVDDENKPIWMHAEEREEQSKGKQKDGSPFGEYGGWYKACKVDSPTVTTTLKNLGALYRRQGKFEAADTLEEAAMRSRKQGLDNVHKQRVAEVLSEPEAREKQRSRESLTSDTVKYESGPDGGEEVSMSVEWNGDGSGSLKRSGSFSKLRASIRRSSEKLVRKLKGGGGSTRDSEPKNPGNEIIV
- the klc1a gene encoding kinesin light chain 1 isoform X1; amino-acid sequence: MREDMSTMVCVKEEEDPGEKLSQDEIISRTKQVIQGLEALKQEHHSILEGLLGTLRCLKQDEEGVLVEEKSHMIRKSLEMLELGLSEAQVMMALSSHLSSVESEKQKLRAQVRRLCQENQWLRDELAGTQQKLQKSEQSVAQLEEEKKHLEFMNQLKKYDEDLSPSEEKDSDSSKETLDDLFPDDQDDQAPGIQPSHGSAAAAAAQQGGYEIPARLRTLHNLVIQYASQGRYEVAVPLCKQALEDLEKTSGHDHPDVATMLNILALVYRDQNKYKEAANLLNDALAIREKTLGRDHPAVAATLNNLAVLYGKRGKYKEAEPLCKRALEIREKVLGKDHPDVAKQLNNLALLCQNQGKYEEVEYYYMRALEIYQTKLGPDDPNVAKTKNNLASCYLKQGKFKQAETLYKEILTRAHEREFGSVDDENKPIWMHAEEREEQSKGKQKDGSPFGEYGGWYKACKVDSPTVTTTLKNLGALYRRQGKFEAADTLEEAAMRSRKQGLDNVHKQRVAEVLSEPEAREKQRSRESLTSDTVKYESGPDGGEEVSMSVEWNGDGSGSLKRSGSFSKLRASIRRSSEKLVRKLKGGGGSTRDSEPKNPGMKRASSLGVLNMADKAASDHYQERNNRLRNSRDLSASHTDLAH
- the klc1a gene encoding kinesin light chain 1 isoform X4; this encodes MREDMSTMVCVKEEEDPGEKLSQDEIISRTKQVIQGLEALKQEHHSILEGLLGTLRCLKQDEEGVLVEEKSHMIRKSLEMLELGLSEAQVMMALSSHLSSVESEKQKLRAQVRRLCQENQWLRDELAGTQQKLQKSEQSVAQLEEEKKHLEFMNQLKKYDEDLSPSEEKDSDSSKETLDDLFPDDQDDQAPGIQPSHGSAAAAAAQQGGYEIPARLRTLHNLVIQYASQGRYEVAVPLCKQALEDLEKTSGHDHPDVATMLNILALVYRDQNKYKEAANLLNDALAIREKTLGRDHPAVAATLNNLAVLYGKRGKYKEAEPLCKRALEIREKVLGKDHPDVAKQLNNLALLCQNQGKYEEVEYYYMRALEIYQTKLGPDDPNVAKTKNNLASCYLKQGKFKQAETLYKEILTRAHEREFGSVDDENKPIWMHAEEREEQSKGKQKDGSPFGEYGGWYKACKVDSPTVTTTLKNLGALYRRQGKFEAADTLEEAAMRSRKQGLDNVHKQRVAEVLSEPEAREKQRSRESLTSDTVKYESGPDGGEEVSMSVEWNGDGSGSLKRSGSFSKLRASIRRSSEKLVRKLKGGGGSTRDSEPKNPG